The Panthera uncia isolate 11264 chromosome B3 unlocalized genomic scaffold, Puncia_PCG_1.0 HiC_scaffold_1, whole genome shotgun sequence genome segment AAAACCTTAATCTTTCCTCAGTAATTGGGTTTGATCTCAGTTAATGATATAACTGTTTCCACATTCAATCTTCTAACAACAATATGTTCATGAACAATATGTTCATGATGTATAATTAGTGCTTTTCAAGAAGCATAATGCACTTTATGTGATTTCAGCAATATTTAATATGGCAAACTTTTTACTGCATACTGGAATGTCACAAAAAATGTCAGTAAATGCACTTCCTGCAAGAGATAAAATTTATCTTGCTTTTGCCTTCCAAAATTCCTTTATATCATTCTAATAAATTAAATGCTCACACACAGTCTGATCTGCAGCTGAACAAGAAAGGAGAGGTTTTCTCTAATGTCCAACTGACCTTGCCCCTACCAACCAATACACCCATTTTATTTAGTTGTCTCCATTCCCTCCAGTTTATATACTATGTGGTCCAGTGAAATATTTCCTGTAAAATACGAAAGAAGTAGTCATAGTAGCAACAGGGTTGTTTGCCTGGATAAGAGACAGTATGTGAGTAAAGATCAAGTTTATGGACTTGTCAGTCCCTATGACATTCTGTGTGTTTTTCCCTCTTCTAGGCAACCTCTGATAAACTCATACAAAAGGATGAATGGATGTCCCCAACAACAGATCAAGTGTGTCTGAGTTCATCTTGCTGGGACTTTCCACTTCTCGAgaaattcaaatattcttttttgcaGTCTTCTTCCTTGTCTATGTAGCCATCATAGTAGGAAACCTCCTCATTGTGATCTCTGTGATAGTTGATACGCATCTTCACTCCCCCATGTATTTCTTTCTggcaaatttatcattttttgatTTATGTCTTTCTTCTGCTGCAACTCCCAAAATGATTGCAGACCTCCTTAGAAAACGCAAGACCATCTCCTTGTGGGGCTGCATGGCTCAGATGTTTTTTATGCACTTCTTTGGGGGTGGAGAGATGTCTCTTCTGATAGCTATGGCCATAGACAGGTATGTTGCCATATGCAAGCCCTTGCAGTATCAGACCATTATGAATCGCAGGGTGCTCATTGGGTTTCTGCTGCTCTCATGGGCAATTGGGTCCATACATACCACAAGCCAGATGGTTTTCACTGTAGGTTTACCCTTCTGTGGTCCCAATGTTGTGGACAGCATTTTCTGTGACCTTCCCCTGGTCATCAAGCTTGCCTGCACTGAGACCTATATCCTAGAGCTCTTGGTGATTGCAAATAGTGGACTCCTGTCCCTGATCTGCTTCATTCTCCTGCTCATATCCTACATTGTCATGCTGGTCACCATCTGGCAGCACTCCTCCAGTGCATCCTCTAAGGCAGTGTCCACACTGTCTGCTCACATCACTGTGGTCACTCTCTTCTTTGGTCCTGCTATCTTCATCTATGTTTTCCCGTTCAAGAGTTACTCTGTAGATaagtttctttctgtgttttactCT includes the following:
- the LOC125909768 gene encoding olfactory receptor 4K13-like; the encoded protein is MDVPNNRSSVSEFILLGLSTSREIQIFFFAVFFLVYVAIIVGNLLIVISVIVDTHLHSPMYFFLANLSFFDLCLSSAATPKMIADLLRKRKTISLWGCMAQMFFMHFFGGGEMSLLIAMAIDRYVAICKPLQYQTIMNRRVLIGFLLLSWAIGSIHTTSQMVFTVGLPFCGPNVVDSIFCDLPLVIKLACTETYILELLVIANSGLLSLICFILLLISYIVMLVTIWQHSSSASSKAVSTLSAHITVVTLFFGPAIFIYVFPFKSYSVDKFLSVFYSIITPLLNPIIYTLRNQEMKAAIKRLSSQHIGSWLTS